One genomic window of Halorubrum hochsteinianum includes the following:
- a CDS encoding DUF4212 domain-containing protein produces the protein MTDNNSRERDDATATGGRAADDAATDGGRATDDAATDGGRATDDAATDGGVATGAAQTHNDTDYLGAEVNILNPSTPYMRDHLRIVWSGFAVWVLAVWGPVTLTNFAPGVMTSPMPILQFPLHYFLVAFGAPTSALILAFWYSRKRDALDEKYGIEHGDVAATDGGTDE, from the coding sequence ATGACAGATAATAACTCACGCGAACGAGACGACGCCACCGCTACCGGCGGCCGCGCAGCCGACGACGCGGCGACCGATGGTGGCCGCGCAACTGACGACGCGGCGACCGATGGTGGCCGCGCAACTGACGACGCGGCCACCGACGGCGGCGTCGCGACCGGCGCGGCACAGACGCACAACGACACCGACTACCTCGGGGCGGAAGTGAACATCCTAAACCCGAGCACGCCGTACATGCGGGATCACCTCCGCATCGTCTGGTCCGGGTTCGCCGTCTGGGTCCTCGCGGTGTGGGGTCCGGTGACGCTGACGAACTTCGCGCCCGGCGTGATGACGAGCCCGATGCCGATCTTACAGTTCCCGCTTCACTACTTCCTCGTCGCGTTCGGCGCGCCGACCAGCGCGCTCATCCTCGCGTTCTGGTACTCCCGGAAGCGGGACGCGCTCGACGAGAAGTACGGCATCGAGCACGGTGACGTCGCGGCGACCGACGGAGGGACCGACGAATGA
- a CDS encoding VC_2705 family sodium/solute symporter, whose amino-acid sequence MTAASLLLQSDLLPEALDISFKLAPSILVIAMLGLFLTIGFVFRVADTENMWVAGRSIGNVENGMAIGANWMSAASYLGMAASIALAGFYGLVYVVGWTTGYFILLIFLAAQLRRFGKYTAPDFVGDRFNSDTARAIAAVTTFLIGFVYAIGQAKGMALVGLYIFGDYGGLIPGLDGYQVMVVAMMVVTVGYLTLSGMLGATKNQAVQYVILILAFVVGLFVVGYTNGYSTVLPQLEYGALISQLGSEFSEPFASSSYYLWVATTFSLIVGTCGLPHVLVRFYTVESERTARWSTVWGLFFICILYWSAPAFAAFGTDLYSQNVGATYGDPGMTGAASEVIVVLAAQLSGLPDWFVGIVAAGGIAAAIATVAGLFIAGSSAISHDIYTNIINEDATQRQQILVGRLSIVALGALTTLAALNPASSIAALVGYAFSLAGSVLFPMFFLGMWWENANRQGALAGMTTGLTLWSIPMINQIVPTYVSSLEAPLSAGLATWMPAIGSALITLPVVFVVTIVVSMATDEPSLETKRIVRQCHSPEPMGQQQTAEDVVAADGGEDVATDGGRAVDDAAAEGDRAVDGAAAEGDRAVDDEVTEESE is encoded by the coding sequence ATGACGGCCGCGTCGCTCCTCCTACAGAGCGACCTCCTGCCGGAGGCGCTCGACATCTCGTTCAAGCTCGCGCCGTCGATCCTCGTGATCGCGATGCTGGGGCTGTTCCTCACCATCGGATTCGTCTTCCGCGTCGCCGACACGGAGAACATGTGGGTCGCCGGCCGCTCGATCGGGAACGTCGAGAACGGGATGGCGATCGGGGCGAACTGGATGTCCGCCGCCTCCTACCTCGGCATGGCGGCCTCGATCGCGCTCGCGGGGTTCTACGGGCTCGTGTACGTCGTCGGCTGGACGACGGGCTACTTCATCCTGCTCATCTTCCTCGCGGCGCAGCTGCGCCGGTTCGGGAAGTACACCGCGCCGGACTTCGTCGGCGACCGGTTCAACTCCGACACCGCGCGCGCCATCGCGGCGGTGACGACGTTCCTCATCGGCTTCGTCTACGCCATCGGGCAGGCGAAGGGGATGGCGCTGGTCGGACTGTACATCTTCGGCGACTACGGCGGACTCATCCCCGGCCTCGACGGGTACCAGGTGATGGTGGTGGCGATGATGGTCGTCACCGTCGGCTACCTGACGCTGTCCGGGATGCTGGGCGCGACGAAGAACCAGGCGGTCCAGTACGTCATCCTCATCTTGGCGTTCGTCGTCGGGCTGTTCGTCGTCGGCTACACCAACGGCTACTCCACGGTGTTACCGCAGCTCGAGTACGGCGCGCTGATCAGCCAGCTCGGCAGCGAGTTCTCCGAGCCGTTCGCCTCGTCGAGCTACTACCTGTGGGTCGCCACGACCTTCTCGCTCATCGTCGGGACCTGCGGGTTGCCGCACGTGCTCGTCCGGTTCTACACGGTCGAGAGCGAGCGGACGGCCCGCTGGTCGACGGTCTGGGGGCTGTTCTTCATCTGTATCCTGTACTGGAGCGCCCCGGCGTTCGCGGCGTTCGGTACGGACCTCTACTCGCAGAACGTCGGCGCGACGTACGGCGACCCCGGCATGACGGGCGCGGCCAGCGAGGTCATCGTCGTGCTGGCGGCACAGCTGTCCGGGCTCCCGGACTGGTTCGTCGGCATCGTCGCGGCGGGCGGTATCGCCGCCGCCATCGCGACGGTCGCCGGGCTGTTCATCGCCGGCTCGTCGGCGATCAGCCACGACATCTACACGAACATCATCAACGAGGACGCGACGCAACGCCAGCAGATCCTGGTCGGTCGCCTCTCGATCGTCGCGCTGGGCGCGCTGACCACGCTGGCAGCGCTCAACCCCGCGTCGTCGATCGCGGCGCTCGTCGGCTACGCGTTCTCGCTCGCCGGCTCCGTCCTGTTCCCGATGTTCTTCCTCGGCATGTGGTGGGAGAACGCCAACCGGCAGGGCGCGCTCGCCGGCATGACGACGGGACTGACGCTCTGGTCGATCCCGATGATCAACCAGATCGTCCCGACGTACGTCAGTTCCCTCGAAGCGCCGCTGTCGGCCGGGCTGGCGACGTGGATGCCCGCCATCGGCTCGGCGCTCATCACGCTCCCGGTCGTGTTCGTCGTCACCATCGTCGTCTCGATGGCGACCGACGAGCCGTCGCTGGAGACGAAGCGGATCGTCCGGCAGTGTCACAGCCCCGAACCGATGGGACAGCAGCAGACCGCCGAGGACGTCGTCGCCGCGGACGGCGGCGAGGACGTGGCGACGGACGGCGGCCGCGCAGTTGACGACGCGGCCGCCGAGGGCGACCGCGCAGTTGACGGCGCGGCCGCCGAGGGCGACCGCGCAGTTGACGACGAAGTCACGGAGGAGTCGGAGTAA
- a CDS encoding universal stress protein, which translates to MYERILVPTDGSDVAEAAVDHALDLAERYDAEVHALYVVDIDSVNFSLGTEQVDRLKQGRFDEMGELKDQADEATGVVADRGDERGVDVVEHVSGGRPHKVIANYAEDHGIDLIVMGSHGRAGVRRALLGSVTERTLRSTHVPVLVVDYLEED; encoded by the coding sequence ATGTACGAACGCATCCTCGTCCCCACGGACGGTAGCGACGTCGCGGAGGCCGCCGTCGACCACGCGCTCGACCTCGCGGAGCGGTACGACGCCGAGGTCCACGCGCTGTACGTGGTCGACATCGACTCGGTGAACTTCAGTCTCGGGACCGAGCAGGTCGACCGGCTCAAGCAGGGCCGGTTCGACGAGATGGGAGAGCTGAAAGACCAGGCCGACGAGGCCACCGGCGTGGTCGCCGACCGCGGCGACGAGCGCGGCGTCGACGTCGTCGAACACGTCTCCGGCGGCCGACCCCACAAGGTGATCGCCAACTACGCCGAGGACCACGGCATCGACCTCATCGTGATGGGGAGCCACGGCCGGGCCGGCGTGCGCCGCGCGCTGCTCGGCAGCGTGACGGAGCGCACCCTGCGCTCGACGCACGTCCCCGTCCTCGTCGTCGACTACCTCGAGGAGGACTGA
- a CDS encoding SDR family oxidoreductase, translating into MSTLLVVGGSGFIGRDVCRFAVRDGHEVRSVSRSGRPEVDEEWVEAVSWTSADLFRPNAWRDRLDGVDAVVHSVGTLTESPTEGVTFERVNGDAGVLAALEAERAGVDAFVFLSAAAKPPGVRNAYLTAKRRTEASIADLDLDTVVLRPGPVYGEGQPHLPGVADRVLRFAASAPPIASRLGESRPLAVGTVARAAYRAALDPGERLLDVSDIRDLAD; encoded by the coding sequence ATGTCGACCCTCCTCGTCGTCGGCGGCAGCGGCTTCATCGGACGCGACGTCTGTCGGTTCGCCGTCCGCGACGGCCACGAGGTCCGCAGCGTGTCGCGGAGCGGTCGCCCCGAGGTCGACGAGGAGTGGGTCGAGGCCGTCTCGTGGACGAGCGCCGACCTCTTCCGCCCGAACGCGTGGCGCGACCGACTCGACGGCGTCGACGCCGTCGTCCACTCGGTCGGAACGCTCACCGAGTCGCCGACGGAGGGCGTCACCTTCGAGCGCGTCAACGGCGACGCGGGCGTTCTCGCGGCCTTAGAAGCCGAGCGCGCCGGCGTCGACGCCTTCGTGTTCCTCTCCGCGGCCGCGAAGCCGCCCGGCGTCCGGAACGCCTACCTGACCGCAAAGCGCCGGACGGAGGCCTCGATAGCCGACCTCGACCTCGACACCGTCGTCCTCCGGCCGGGACCGGTGTACGGCGAGGGACAGCCGCACCTCCCAGGGGTCGCCGACCGCGTCCTCCGGTTCGCCGCGAGCGCGCCGCCGATCGCGTCCCGGCTCGGCGAGTCGCGGCCGCTCGCCGTCGGCACCGTCGCGCGCGCCGCGTATCGCGCCGCGCTGGACCCGGGCGAGCGGCTGCTCGACGTCTCGGACATCCGCGACCTCGCCGACTGA